The following coding sequences are from one Sparus aurata unplaced genomic scaffold, fSpaAur1.1, whole genome shotgun sequence window:
- the LOC115577708 gene encoding uncharacterized protein LOC115577708: MSATQRSNFGRKCKSFDVRGDLLYYTKYPGTTRSMRVKVLCGDNTAKEAFEEAHLSSGHRGQKATREAMSLRFYWPGMSKDINLWVMNAYLALLVTAFNKEGPEKAYGLDSGRMRTVWQHKRPTKTKIDPEHFKYIVGVYNEGHHWMLVVMKPGERRTLFLDPLGEHEEKMQHCKDVTRSFIRHKGLNPGRWACETLPHPIEQDETACGVFVLKFAACILRDCQVEFDASPPGINVIREEIAVRLLENTDDLTELCHLCGMQDGDTHWIGCDLCPRWYHRSCAKQPDTERMRTFHCLACQ, encoded by the exons ATGTCGGCAACTCAGCGGTCGAACTTCGGTCGCAAGTGTAAAAGCTTTGATGTGCGAG GTGACTTGTTGTACTACACAAAGTACCCAGGTACAACTCGCTCAATGCGAGTGAAGGTCCTCTGTGGGGACAACACGGCAAAAGAGGCCTTTGAGGAGGCTCACTTGAGCAGTGGGCACCGCGGCCAGAAAGCCACTAGAGAGGCAATGTCTCTCAGGTTTTACTGGCCCGGAATGTCTAAGGACATCAATTTGTGG GTAATGAACGCATACTTGGCCCTCCTGGTCACAGCGTTTAATAAGGAGGGTCCAGAGAAGGCCTATGGACTGGACTCGGGGAGGATGAGGACTGTGTGGCAACACAAAAGGCCAACTAAAACAAAG ATCGACCCGGAGCATTTCAAGTACATTGTGGGGGTCTACAACGAAGGCCATCACTGGATGCTCGTG GTGATGAagcctggagagaggaggacccTGTTCTTGGATCCACTGGGGGAACATGAGGAGAAGATGCAGCACTGTAAGGACGTGACGAG GTCGTTCATCAGACACAAGGGGCTAAATCCAGGTCGATGGGCGTGTGAGACACTGCCTCACCCCATTGAACAGGATGAGACTGCATGTGGGGTCTTTGTACTGAAG TTTGCTGCCTGCATTTTGAGGGATTGTCAAGTGGAATTTGATGCATCACCTCCCGGGATTAATGTGATTCGAGAGGAGATAGCAGTTCGTCTCCTAGAAAATACAG ATGATTTGACTGAGCTCTGTCATCTGTGTGGGATGCAGGATGGTGACACTCACTGG ATTGGCTGCGACCTATGCCCGCGGTGGTACCACAGAAGCTGTGCCAAGCAGCCAGACACGGAGAGGATGAGAACCTTTCACTGCCTTGCATGCCAGTAA
- the LOC115577703 gene encoding uncharacterized protein LOC115577703: MSATQRSNFGRKCKSFDVRGDLLYYTKYPGTTRSMRVKVLCGDNTAKEAFEEAHLSSGHRGQKATREAMSLRFYWPGMSKDINLWVMNAYLALLVTAFNKEGPEKAYGLDSGRMRTVWQHKRPTKTKIDPEHFKYIVGVYNEGHHWMLVVMKPGERRTLFLDPLGEHEEKMQHCKDVTRSFIRHKGLNPGRWACETLPHPIEQDETACGVFVLKFAACILRDCQVEFDASPPGINVIREEIAVRLLENTDDLTELCHLCGMQDGDTHWIGCDLCPRWYHRSCAKQPDTERMRTFHCLACQ, from the exons ATGTCGGCAACTCAGCGGTCGAACTTCGGTCGCAAGTGTAAGAGCTTTGATGTGCGAG GTGACTTGTTGTACTACACAAAGTACCCAGGTACAACTCGCTCAATGCGAGTGAAGGTCCTCTGTGGGGACAACACGGCAAAAGAGGCCTTTGAGGAGGCTCACTTGAGCAGTGGGCACCGCGGCCAGAAAGCCACTAGAGAGGCAATGTCTCTCAGGTTTTACTGGCCCGGAATGTCTAAGGACATCAATTTGTGG GTAATGAACGCATACTTGGCCCTCCTGGTAACAGCGTTTAATAAGGAGGGTCCAGAGAAGGCCTATGGACTGGACTCGGGGAGGATGAGGACTGTGTGGCAACACAAAAGGCCAACTAAAACAAAG ATCGACCCGGAGCATTTCAAGTACATTGTGGGGGTCTACAACGAAGGCCATCACTGGATGCTCGTG GTGATGAagcctggagagaggaggacccTGTTCTTGGATCCACTGGGGGAACATGAGGAGAAGATGCAGCACTGTAAGGACGTGACGAG GTCGTTCATCAGACACAAGGGGCTAAATCCAGGTCGATGGGCGTGTGAGACACTGCCTCACCCCATTGAACAGGATGAGACTGCATGTGGGGTCTTTGTACTGAAG TTTGCTGCCTGCATTTTGAGGGATTGTCAAGTGGAATTTGATGCATCACCTCCCGGGATTAATGTGATTCGAGAGGAGATAGCAGTTCGTCTCCTAGAAAATACAG ATGATTTGACTGAGCTCTGTCATCTGTGTGGGATGCAGGATGGTGACACTCACTGG ATTGGCTGCGACCTATGCCCGCGGTGGTACCACAGAAGCTGTGCCAAGCAGCCAGACACGGAGAGGATGAGAACCTTTCACTGCCTTGCATGCCAGTAA